The following is a genomic window from Hypomesus transpacificus isolate Combined female chromosome 14, fHypTra1, whole genome shotgun sequence.
gagctggggctGCCTTGTGTCCTCCTGTTCCTGCTCACAGAGGTCTGCTTGTGCTTGGCTCCCCGTGTCCACGAAGCTCAGCCGCTCCCCGCTAGCGTTTAGGTAGCTGTGCTGCTGGAGCTCAAAGGCAGCCGGGCTGGAACTGACCGGGTGCAGCGGATCCTGGTGGGAGGCTCCTCCGCTGAACCCTGGGGTGGTCTCCAGGATCTGGGTGAGGTTCATACGGGCCGTGTAGTTGGACGGGAGGTTGTTGATGCCCAGGCCTCGGACCGCGTCGTCCCCGTTAGAGTCCATTTTGTTCAGCAGGACACTGGTGATCTTGGCGGGGTTGCTCTGACCCTGGACGGGCAGGACCTCGCTCTGCATCATGATGCCGAGAGGAACAGACTGACTGCGCTGGACCAAGCTGTGGATGGTGTCGACCGCCTGGCTGCCGGAGAGGATGTTCAGCACCTCCGAGGCGACAGGAGTGTTGAAGGGGGCCGCGACGGCACCGGGGGCGGAGGCAGAGGCGGCGGTGGTGGTTGGCGTGGGGGGGCCCGTGTTTCCGCTGAAGTTTCTCTGACGTACCGCGGGGCTCACGCTGCGACAGCGGAACGTTCCGGACCCAGACAAGCCTGAGGCCTTGTTGTCCAGCGGGGCGGGCACGGCAAAGCTCTCCTGCTTAGTGGACGTGGACACACCAGCCATCTGCTGCTGCACTGGTGAGATGGGGGTCAGACGGCCAAAATGAGAGTCTTGTCTCGACTGCGATTGGAAAGACTGGCCCGGTATGGCGAACGCGTGCGGTTTCCGAAACTGGTCGTCCACCAGGTCTTGGTAGCTGGGGAGAATGCCGATGCCTTGGCTGGACAGGGGACCTCCAGAGCTGCTGTTGTAACGGTTGTTGATCCACTCCAGCTTGGCTTTGTCAGGGTGGGTCGCCATAGGCCTCTGCATGGGTTTGACCGGGCTGCTGGACACGATGCTGGCATCGTGATAGCCCGTCATGCTGGAGTTGATGGGGGTGAAGGCGAAGGGATTCCGACACTCCACGGGGCTAGGGGGAACACTGCTGCTGCAGTTAGACAGCGGAGTGCTGATGGGGGTGTGCCGACCCATGGTACCATCCACGGGGGTGATGGGAGCCATGCGGGAGCATGGGCTCTCTCTGGTCAAACCATGTCCCCCGAGGGTCATCTccgaggtgggggtgggggtcggggtgggggtgggggtctggatgGGGGTGGTGCTGCTGTGGGCAGAGTGGTAGAAGGAGGACCCTGCTTGGTGAGTGTTGAGGATGGAGCTCTGATGACCAGCAGACTGGCCCTGCAGAGACATGTCCACACAGCTGCTGAACAAGGGCTGAAGGCCTTTGAGCttcatctgctcctccatcTGCACCAGCTCCTCCACTATGCTGTCCTGGGTCATGTCGTCGTCATTGAAGGGGAAATAGTCCATGTTGGGCTGGGAGCCCGCAAAGTCCACGATGTCTTGATGGAGGGCGAGCTGGCTGGAGGCCTCTGTGGTCTGGCCCAGCATGTGGCTGGAGGCCTCTGTGGTCTGGCCCAGCATGTGGCTGGAGGTCTCTGTGGTCTGGCCCAGCATGGGCAGTGGGTCTGAGGAGGCCTGGCCCAGCATAGGCAGTGGGTCTGAGGAGGCCTGCTTCTGGAGTTCGTCCAGCTGCCCCTCCTCCCATATTGTGCTCTTCATGTCACTCATCGCAGAAGCCTCCTGCTCTCCCGAGCCGGTTGCTACGGCGACGGGATCGGCCGCGATCTGTTGCAGGGGCGTTGGGTCGGGGGTGCCGCTACCAAGGGCAGCGCTGCTGGTGCCCAGTGACAGATCCCCGGGTTTCAGCAGAAAGGCCTTGGGTTTGACCACAGTCTGGGAGCTCTCGGTGTGAGCGATGGGTGAGTCGGAGAGAGCCAGGATGTGGGTGGGCATTAAGGTGGCGTGTCTTACACTCACTTTGCAGGGAGCGCTCTCAGGCCTGGTGGCAGCACCTGCTCTGGGGATCCTCTTCACGGCGCTAGCGCCCGCTCCAGGTTTGGGATTGTCAACTACAGCCACAGGCTGCTGGGAGATGAACACCCTCTTAACAGGAATCACGTAGGAGTCCAGGGTGGGGCCAGTGCGCTTTCTAGGGCTCTTGGGGCCTGAGCAGGAGTCCTTGGACAACAGGGTAACGGCTGAGGAGCCGTTGGACGACATGCTGACGCTGGCGTTCTGATTATCAACAGTCAGGTACAAAGTACTGTTTTGAAAGTTACTGTTATTATTGCTGTCCTGAATCCCGACGGCTGCCGTGGCCGTAGGGGGCGACGTCGAGTCACTTTTGGTCCGGGCCGCTTTGTCAGGTCCCGGGGAGCACTTAACCAAGAAGCTGGGTTCACTGGCGGCCCTGTATTTGGTGACCCGATCCTCCTTGCCCCCAGAGGGCGACTCCAGGATGGTGCTCTGCTTCTCTGTGCCGGGAGCTAGGTGGTTGTTGTTAGCTTCAGACAGCGCTTTGTCGTGGCTGGTGGTAGGGGTCGGGGCACCAGGCCGGAGAGCCGGAGACTGGGGGGTGGCTGAGGGCCCGCTATGGGCCTGGGAGGGCTCCTCTGGAGCTGCAGAAGGCCCCCCCCCTGCTGAGATGGGCCTCAGGGCTGTGCTGATGGTGTTGCTGCTTCCGCTCGGGGACAGGGAAATGGCGGTCATTTTGACCACGTTGA
Proteins encoded in this region:
- the LOC124476499 gene encoding DNA-binding protein RFX7-like, with the translated sequence MADDQQQPGQHQKPTSGLGSLPTLVPGLQGPEANALQFKIKNSICKSVQSKVDNILQDVEKFTDIEKLYLYLKLPSGPSNGNDKRTENQRGSTTPGLCDQSSMSSSRTQQMYAFNWIRNHLEEHPETSLPKQEVYDEYKSYCDNLGYNPLSAADFGKIMKNVFPNMKARRLGMRGKSKYCYSGLRKKAFVHMPSLPNLDLQKSGDGCELMEPLGQSPSAEDEMRSAACGLVCEWAQKVLSRQFDNVEELARFLLNSHYIGTKSMAALTVMTGTPTGMKTPTPSSAFVPTAEANSFQPQVKTLPSPSVDAKQQLQRKIQKKQQEQKLHSPLPCEAQGKRPEVSTPGPTIPCGSPALLSPQPTIGIVVAAVPSPITVQRSRQLMTSPSPVGTAEGKVLPVNFQVVTQSLKQSPKTPQSISASPVGDRLARHRYAQILPKPSATSAITLRSPPTLLITNSPIKTVMPNPHVSSVNVVKMTAISLSPSGSSNTISTALRPISAGGGPSAAPEEPSQAHSGPSATPQSPALRPGAPTPTTSHDKALSEANNNHLAPGTEKQSTILESPSGGKEDRVTKYRAASEPSFLVKCSPGPDKAARTKSDSTSPPTATAAVGIQDSNNNSNFQNSTLYLTVDNQNASVSMSSNGSSAVTLLSKDSCSGPKSPRKRTGPTLDSYVIPVKRVFISQQPVAVVDNPKPGAGASAVKRIPRAGAATRPESAPCKVSVRHATLMPTHILALSDSPIAHTESSQTVVKPKAFLLKPGDLSLGTSSAALGSGTPDPTPLQQIAADPVAVATGSGEQEASAMSDMKSTIWEEGQLDELQKQASSDPLPMLGQASSDPLPMLGQTTETSSHMLGQTTEASSHMLGQTTEASSQLALHQDIVDFAGSQPNMDYFPFNDDDMTQDSIVEELVQMEEQMKLKGLQPLFSSCVDMSLQGQSAGHQSSILNTHQAGSSFYHSAHSSTTPIQTPTPTPTPTPTSEMTLGGHGLTRESPCSRMAPITPVDGTMGRHTPISTPLSNCSSSVPPSPVECRNPFAFTPINSSMTGYHDASIVSSSPVKPMQRPMATHPDKAKLEWINNRYNSSSGGPLSSQGIGILPSYQDLVDDQFRKPHAFAIPGQSFQSQSRQDSHFGRLTPISPVQQQMAGVSTSTKQESFAVPAPLDNKASGLSGSGTFRCRSVSPAVRQRNFSGNTGPPTPTTTAASASAPGAVAAPFNTPVASEVLNILSGSQAVDTIHSLVQRSQSVPLGIMMQSEVLPVQGQSNPAKITSVLLNKMDSNGDDAVRGLGINNLPSNYTARMNLTQILETTPGFSGGASHQDPLHPVSSSPAAFELQQHSYLNASGERLSFVDTGSQAQADLCEQEQEDTRQPQLLLQSTQQQDEEEQQQLDFNNTVKDLLGDDGLNPSSQLVGQVASELNAVASDFSSDIRLTSELSSSITDLNTLDTNLLFDPNQQQEQYEDSTLEELKNDPLFQQICSETVNSGFDWLESKDQPTTVEMLG